One window of the Kallotenue papyrolyticum genome contains the following:
- a CDS encoding helix-turn-helix domain-containing protein: MRQPLPPIHESIDDLKGQFTQERHPVKRARLHALYLLASAQAHSRQEVARLLGVDRNTVGRWLTTYRHGGLATLLNVYVLRTRRQAQAVDA; this comes from the coding sequence ATGCGCCAGCCCCTCCCTCCCATTCATGAGTCCATCGACGACCTCAAAGGTCAGTTTACGCAGGAGCGGCATCCGGTTAAGCGTGCCCGCCTCCACGCCCTCTATCTCCTCGCCAGCGCGCAAGCGCACTCCCGCCAGGAGGTCGCCCGCCTGCTCGGTGTCGATCGCAATACCGTGGGGCGCTGGCTCACCACCTATCGCCACGGTGGCTTGGCTACCCTGCTCAACGTCTACGTACTACGTACCCGCCGGCAAGCGCAAGCCGTTGACGCCTGA
- a CDS encoding VOC family protein produces the protein MNTSSEGLVQIVPHLWYATEALEAAQFYAGIFPESGLDYVGQIRGTPSGDCEFVEFRLGGQPFYAISAGPLFRFNPAISFIVNFDPARDSQARQHLDAAWTALSDGGQILMPLDAYPFSARYGWVQDRYGLSWQLILTDPQGEPRPFIMPALTFNDAHYGQAEAALHFWCSVFEGSHMGHIMRYPAGMEPHREGTLMFGEARLGDTWFAAMDSAPDHGFDFNAAVSFMVLCRDQAEIDRYWAALSAVPEAEACGWCQDRFGVAWQVVPEALGQMMRSGDQARIDRLTQAFLPMKKLELATLQAAFAQEA, from the coding sequence ATGAACACTTCAAGCGAAGGCCTGGTCCAGATCGTGCCGCATCTCTGGTATGCGACGGAAGCCTTGGAAGCAGCGCAGTTCTATGCCGGCATCTTCCCTGAATCAGGCCTCGACTACGTCGGCCAGATACGCGGCACCCCCTCAGGCGACTGCGAGTTTGTGGAGTTCCGTCTTGGCGGTCAACCGTTCTATGCGATCTCGGCTGGTCCTCTGTTCCGTTTCAACCCCGCGATCTCGTTTATCGTCAACTTCGATCCGGCGCGGGACAGCCAGGCACGCCAACACCTCGACGCGGCCTGGACCGCACTCAGCGATGGCGGGCAGATCCTTATGCCACTGGATGCGTATCCCTTTAGCGCGCGCTACGGCTGGGTGCAGGATCGCTATGGCCTGTCGTGGCAACTGATCCTCACCGATCCACAGGGCGAGCCACGGCCGTTCATTATGCCGGCGCTGACCTTCAACGACGCGCACTACGGTCAAGCCGAGGCCGCGCTCCACTTCTGGTGCTCGGTGTTCGAAGGCTCGCACATGGGCCACATCATGCGCTATCCCGCCGGGATGGAGCCCCACCGTGAGGGCACGCTGATGTTCGGCGAAGCGCGGCTGGGCGATACCTGGTTTGCTGCCATGGACAGTGCGCCGGATCACGGCTTCGACTTCAATGCGGCGGTCTCGTTCATGGTGCTCTGCCGTGATCAGGCCGAGATCGATCGGTACTGGGCGGCGCTTTCGGCGGTGCCCGAAGCGGAAGCCTGCGGCTGGTGCCAGGATCGTTTCGGCGTCGCCTGGCAGGTCGTGCCGGAGGCGCTGGGCCAGATGATGCGCAGCGGCGATCAGGCGCGCATCGATCGCCTCACCCAGGCCTTTCTGCCGATGAAAAAGCTGGAGCTTGCCACCTTGCAGGCCGCGTTCGCGCAGGAAGCGTAG
- a CDS encoding LuxR C-terminal-related transcriptional regulator: MPSHATAAPDRVQQLCTLACSRIAAGDYDGARTYLLAARAAAGNDPSPTLVRLLADLTAQLESFANGVTLMERALEGFRLAEDRQGEVMAAADLAALLQRQGDLGRARTLIEWALTHLDSDNVSQRARLLNIAATIASFQGRLNDALVLLTEARSLAEGRLASWIALNMAAALDNLRRHAEAEQLLDQAALLAVPDDIYTSPMLAYARTWHALVQGKYATAYHACQAALRRMAPQQHPIVFFPMVATLGVLVREMGDVPRSEALLDQALREARADRATEIGIFWHRAFLARARGDDQTAQHWLCQALYTMQVSGYGTSLLWQPQRFVDLCVWSLERDIEGVHAAWLLQTSLAPWCAPGWSLIGHTEAQHLGSAAPDRLKDLTNRERDVLRLVAEGLRDREIAARLHVSVRTVQNHIQRCYEKLGVHHRTAVARLWLERGAPSHDVAE, encoded by the coding sequence ATGCCGAGTCATGCCACCGCTGCCCCCGATCGTGTCCAGCAACTTTGTACTCTCGCATGCTCACGCATAGCAGCTGGCGATTATGACGGTGCTCGGACGTACCTCCTGGCTGCCCGCGCAGCCGCCGGCAACGACCCGTCGCCCACGCTGGTGCGTCTGCTCGCGGATCTCACAGCACAACTTGAAAGCTTTGCCAACGGTGTCACCCTGATGGAACGAGCACTTGAAGGGTTTCGCCTCGCTGAGGATCGCCAGGGTGAAGTGATGGCCGCGGCTGATTTGGCAGCGCTCCTGCAACGGCAGGGCGACCTGGGGCGTGCTCGCACCTTGATCGAGTGGGCATTGACACATCTGGACAGCGATAACGTATCGCAACGGGCACGCCTGTTGAATATTGCCGCCACCATTGCCTCCTTTCAAGGTCGGCTCAATGATGCGCTGGTGCTCCTGACAGAAGCGCGTTCGCTGGCGGAAGGGCGGCTGGCAAGCTGGATCGCGCTCAACATGGCGGCTGCCCTTGATAATCTACGTCGGCATGCCGAAGCTGAGCAGTTGCTGGACCAGGCGGCGTTGCTGGCGGTCCCGGACGATATCTATACGTCCCCGATGCTGGCGTACGCGCGCACCTGGCATGCGCTTGTTCAGGGGAAGTATGCGACAGCATACCACGCTTGTCAGGCGGCTCTGAGGCGCATGGCCCCGCAGCAGCATCCGATTGTGTTCTTTCCTATGGTGGCGACATTAGGGGTACTGGTGCGGGAGATGGGCGATGTGCCGCGGTCTGAAGCCTTGCTTGACCAGGCCTTACGGGAGGCGCGTGCAGATCGCGCAACCGAGATTGGTATTTTCTGGCATCGCGCGTTCCTGGCACGCGCACGTGGAGATGATCAGACAGCGCAGCATTGGTTGTGTCAAGCGTTATATACCATGCAGGTCAGTGGGTATGGGACAAGCTTGCTCTGGCAGCCACAGCGTTTTGTCGACCTGTGTGTCTGGAGCCTGGAGCGCGACATAGAAGGAGTCCATGCTGCCTGGCTGCTACAAACCTCGCTCGCTCCCTGGTGTGCTCCTGGATGGTCGCTCATCGGCCACACGGAGGCTCAGCACCTGGGTTCTGCCGCGCCGGATCGCTTGAAAGACTTGACCAACCGTGAGCGGGACGTATTGAGGCTGGTAGCCGAAGGATTGCGGGATCGGGAGATTGCCGCGCGGCTGCATGTCAGCGTCCGGACGGTGCAGAACCACATACAACGGTGCTACGAAAAGCTTGGGGTGCACCACCGCACAGCTGTAGCGCGGCTATGGCTGGAACGAGGGGCACCCAGCCATGACGTGGCGGAGTGA
- a CDS encoding IS630 family transposase, which yields MSTSRTTRHANSCVTSWAQNSKCHGPHIKKGEAVAEFREAFADRLQAVVPATVTQAVEVWAMDESRIGLQTIRRRRITARGTQPVGIYQHAYRNFYLYGAIAPRTGDAYFVGVPTLSAAHFQVFLDRFAAARPHTLNILLVDNSRTHTAAALCIPPNIILLFQPPYAPELNPAERVWRTLKDALAWQCFADLAALQARVVTIVEAWAAELLQSLTAYPFILDAINALSL from the coding sequence ATGTCCACCTCTCGTACAACGCGACACGCAAACTCGTGCGTTACAAGCTGGGCGCAAAACTCAAAGTGCCACGGCCCGCACATCAAAAAGGGTGAGGCCGTCGCGGAATTTCGCGAAGCTTTTGCCGACCGGCTGCAGGCGGTCGTGCCCGCCACCGTCACCCAGGCGGTCGAGGTCTGGGCCATGGACGAAAGCCGCATCGGCCTGCAGACCATTCGGCGCCGGCGCATTACCGCTCGTGGGACGCAACCCGTCGGCATCTATCAGCACGCCTACCGCAACTTTTACCTGTACGGGGCAATTGCCCCGCGCACGGGGGACGCCTATTTCGTGGGCGTCCCCACGCTGAGCGCGGCCCATTTTCAGGTGTTCTTGGATCGCTTCGCAGCGGCACGCCCGCACACGCTCAATATCCTGCTGGTGGATAACAGTCGCACGCATACGGCCGCAGCGCTCTGCATACCGCCGAATATCATCCTCCTGTTCCAACCCCCGTATGCGCCGGAACTCAACCCGGCCGAGCGGGTCTGGCGGACGCTCAAGGATGCACTCGCCTGGCAGTGTTTCGCGGACCTCGCCGCCCTGCAGGCGCGGGTCGTGACGATTGTTGAGGCCTGGGCGGCTGAGTTGCTCCAGTCCTTGACGGCGTATCCGTTTATCCTGGACGCCATTAATGCGCTATCTCTATAG
- a CDS encoding UvrD-helicase domain-containing protein: protein MSARWQQIRSLAAMTRARYATELGREPPLPLDVHDLAEQVFLLSAFPDPTLDPRIDGELNPALESIRLQPGLPLSRERFIVAHELGHYVLEGAAEITQDDAATLDERASGEDQPEDGVVRVYNTRERREQEANLFALELLIPAEMLSQLVQQPDWTVAGLAEAFGVSTDALRTQLIAVCCLEPVTDATPAFESPAAFAPDPDQQAAVAAPLPTLVVAGPGTGKTRSIVAKFVALVEQGIDPAAILALTFSNKAAEELRTRIIRALSATRPGLAGRVEVWTFHAWGLDVLKSYGRHIGLPLDLRLAPPGDLYALLLRRIAELPLQQYKMLHQPGFYLPAIMQAISRAKDELCSPQEYRQLVEAEAERRIAAAERETAGKTTKKAQEQRAAAEREAARLRELAALYACYEAILRDEGVVDYGDLIMRAVETLRLPEVAREVRERYQYILVDEFQDINYASGQLIALLDGGRGCVWAVGDPWQSIYRFRGASAANLAEFATVYPGTTTVTLMRNYRSRQGIVNAAQALMADDPAATTRPPQQAQRPMTYTPVVLEWAAPDQAAEYAAIVHDILRRRGGRPLRRTPCAHRRGGCRRIASSAQRYRIYRARWRDHAVLCRNHRQVAAMVAALVAHGVPVDGGGTLLDDPAVKDALAICAVVHAPNNPALLRVLTLPDFRVPADDLQELARLARAEHRSLARTVVDATLLDGLSLAGCTALRRLWQVCEVLAEEGDAWRVLTRYLFDLSPAMRQRIARAATGNPEERRALANLGQLTILARTFVRQALPDQRHAGAFVAYVRLLIEADQVPAAAPLPAGADAVRVMTVHTAKGLEFPCVYVPGLHQGVFPPKRHGSAIPPLPALVHGPCEDELQEERYLLYVAMTRARDRLVLSRAVNRADKTLRRSVLLPAAPPWPQRTLPSGRGCCSVRREQRLTGLAIQPVVSANSLETYERCPRQYLYQYGYQLFDDLTAYLRMHGAIHAAVDQLCELAQAGALPATEAELRALLQSIFHRYHLDDASYRDDYLAEALAQARLVWQQLHTDASRNVTVSQQLLIERPHGRVVVRIDALEQTGHESRFVRIKTGRPDKEDLRDLRSALYALAAQTHQPGATLMIHYTATGERELIRLRPDVLERRIETIDTVLASIAAGHWTPNPGQHCVTCAFNLICPV, encoded by the coding sequence ATGAGTGCGCGCTGGCAGCAGATTCGATCCCTGGCCGCAATGACCCGCGCCCGCTATGCCACGGAACTGGGCCGCGAGCCGCCGCTGCCGCTGGATGTCCATGATCTGGCGGAACAGGTCTTTTTGCTGTCGGCCTTCCCCGATCCCACGCTCGACCCGCGCATCGACGGTGAGCTCAATCCGGCGCTTGAGTCGATCCGCCTCCAACCGGGGCTGCCATTGAGTCGCGAGCGCTTTATCGTGGCGCATGAGCTGGGTCATTACGTGCTGGAAGGCGCGGCCGAGATCACGCAGGACGATGCCGCCACACTGGATGAGCGCGCCAGTGGCGAGGATCAGCCGGAAGACGGCGTGGTGCGCGTGTACAACACCCGCGAGCGCCGGGAGCAGGAAGCAAACCTGTTCGCGCTTGAGCTCTTGATCCCCGCCGAGATGCTCTCCCAATTGGTACAGCAGCCTGATTGGACGGTTGCAGGGCTGGCCGAGGCGTTCGGTGTTTCGACCGACGCTCTCCGCACGCAGTTGATCGCGGTGTGCTGCCTCGAACCAGTGACGGACGCGACGCCTGCGTTTGAGTCGCCGGCAGCGTTCGCGCCTGATCCCGACCAGCAGGCTGCCGTTGCTGCCCCGCTGCCAACGTTGGTCGTTGCCGGGCCGGGCACGGGCAAGACGCGCAGCATCGTTGCCAAGTTTGTGGCGCTGGTTGAACAGGGCATCGATCCCGCCGCGATCCTGGCACTGACCTTCTCCAACAAAGCTGCTGAAGAGCTGCGCACACGCATCATCCGCGCCCTGAGCGCCACGCGTCCCGGTCTGGCCGGACGCGTCGAGGTGTGGACCTTCCACGCTTGGGGGCTGGATGTTCTCAAAAGCTACGGCCGGCATATCGGCCTGCCGCTCGATCTGCGCCTCGCGCCGCCCGGCGATCTCTATGCGCTCCTGCTGCGGCGGATCGCTGAGCTGCCCTTGCAGCAATACAAAATGCTGCACCAGCCCGGCTTTTACCTGCCGGCGATCATGCAGGCGATCAGCCGCGCCAAGGATGAGCTCTGCTCGCCACAGGAGTATCGACAGCTGGTCGAGGCAGAGGCGGAACGTCGCATTGCCGCTGCCGAGCGCGAAACTGCCGGCAAAACAACCAAAAAGGCCCAGGAGCAGCGTGCGGCTGCTGAACGCGAGGCGGCCCGTTTGCGCGAGCTGGCCGCGCTTTATGCGTGCTACGAAGCCATTCTGCGCGATGAAGGTGTGGTTGACTACGGCGATCTCATTATGCGTGCGGTTGAGACGCTGCGCCTGCCCGAGGTCGCACGCGAGGTGCGTGAGCGCTACCAGTACATCCTAGTGGATGAGTTCCAGGACATCAACTACGCTTCGGGGCAATTGATCGCGTTGCTGGACGGCGGGCGCGGCTGTGTCTGGGCGGTGGGCGATCCCTGGCAGAGCATCTACCGCTTCCGTGGTGCCTCGGCGGCGAACCTGGCGGAATTCGCGACAGTCTATCCCGGCACGACGACCGTGACACTCATGCGCAATTACCGCTCGCGCCAAGGGATCGTCAACGCTGCCCAGGCGCTGATGGCGGATGATCCTGCGGCAACGACTCGTCCGCCGCAACAGGCGCAGCGCCCGATGACTTACACGCCAGTAGTGTTGGAGTGGGCCGCGCCGGATCAGGCCGCCGAATATGCCGCAATCGTGCACGACATCTTGCGGCGGCGCGGTGGTCGCCCGCTGCGGCGAACCCCATGTGCCCACCGGCGGGGTGGCTGTCGGCGGATCGCGTCCTCAGCACAGCGTTACCGAATCTACCGTGCCCGCTGGCGTGATCATGCTGTGCTGTGTCGCAACCATCGTCAGGTAGCGGCGATGGTTGCTGCGCTCGTGGCGCATGGCGTGCCGGTCGATGGCGGCGGCACGCTGCTCGATGATCCCGCCGTCAAGGATGCGCTGGCGATCTGTGCTGTGGTGCATGCGCCGAACAATCCCGCGTTGCTGCGCGTCCTGACGCTGCCCGATTTCCGCGTCCCAGCGGATGATCTCCAGGAGCTGGCACGACTCGCGCGTGCCGAGCACCGTTCGCTGGCACGCACGGTGGTCGATGCCACGCTGCTGGATGGGCTTTCACTGGCGGGATGCACGGCCTTGCGGCGGCTGTGGCAGGTCTGTGAGGTGCTGGCCGAGGAAGGCGATGCCTGGCGCGTGCTGACGCGCTACCTGTTCGATCTGAGTCCAGCCATGCGCCAGCGCATCGCGCGTGCCGCAACGGGTAATCCGGAGGAGCGACGCGCGCTGGCGAACCTGGGCCAGCTGACGATCCTAGCACGTACCTTTGTACGCCAGGCGCTGCCCGATCAACGCCATGCGGGCGCGTTTGTCGCCTATGTGCGGCTACTGATCGAAGCGGATCAGGTGCCGGCCGCCGCGCCGCTGCCTGCCGGCGCCGATGCTGTGCGTGTGATGACCGTGCATACCGCCAAGGGCCTCGAATTTCCCTGCGTATACGTTCCCGGTTTGCACCAGGGCGTTTTTCCGCCAAAGCGACATGGCTCGGCGATTCCCCCCTTGCCGGCGCTGGTGCACGGTCCGTGTGAAGATGAGCTCCAGGAAGAGCGCTACTTGCTCTATGTCGCCATGACGCGCGCGCGCGATCGGCTGGTGCTGAGTCGGGCGGTTAATCGCGCCGACAAGACGTTGCGCCGTTCAGTGCTGTTGCCCGCCGCACCACCCTGGCCGCAGCGTACACTGCCATCAGGGCGTGGTTGTTGTTCGGTGCGCCGCGAGCAGCGGCTCACGGGCCTGGCGATCCAGCCCGTGGTATCGGCCAATAGCCTCGAAACCTACGAGCGCTGCCCGCGCCAGTATCTGTACCAGTACGGCTACCAGCTCTTCGACGATCTGACGGCCTATCTGCGCATGCATGGAGCAATCCATGCAGCGGTGGATCAACTCTGTGAATTGGCGCAGGCCGGCGCGCTGCCGGCAACCGAAGCCGAGCTGCGCGCGCTATTACAGTCCATCTTCCACCGCTACCACCTGGATGATGCATCCTACCGCGACGACTATCTGGCCGAAGCGCTCGCCCAGGCGCGTCTAGTCTGGCAGCAGCTCCACACCGATGCCAGTCGCAATGTGACCGTGAGTCAACAGTTGTTGATCGAACGGCCCCACGGCCGGGTTGTCGTGCGCATCGACGCGCTCGAACAGACCGGCCATGAGTCGCGCTTTGTGCGCATCAAGACCGGGCGGCCGGACAAAGAGGATCTGCGCGATCTGCGGAGTGCGTTGTACGCGCTGGCGGCACAGACGCACCAGCCGGGCGCGACGCTGATGATCCACTACACCGCGACCGGCGAGCGGGAGCTGATTCGCCTGCGTCCGGATGTGCTGGAGCGGCGCATCGAAACGATTGATACGGTGTTGGCCAGCATCGCTGCCGGACACTGGACGCCCAACCCCGGTCAGCACTGCGTCACGTGCGCCTTCAACCTGATTTGTCCGGTGTAG
- a CDS encoding ABC transporter ATP-binding protein, which translates to MQIVIQDLSKIYSGNIVALKHIDLSIDTGMFGLLGPNGAGKTTLMRILATLVRPTKGAAWIGGYRTDDPKEKWVVKAMLGYLPQELAFYGDLSAYEFLEYVTALKRIHWHVRKRQIQEALEVVGLAGVAKRRIKTYSGGMKRRLGIAQALIGDPSVLIIDEPTVGLDPQERVRFRNLLVALGHNSTIILSTHIIDDIAQTCPKLAILHQGSVIFSGNTGDLIDLARGKVWEVEATDYRPGSGTIVVGSMQDKEEATYRLLAPAVPHSSARPLQPTLEDAYLWSIHQLGVSDTATTAAETASDTGASGIL; encoded by the coding sequence ATGCAGATTGTGATACAGGATCTCAGCAAAATCTATTCAGGCAATATCGTTGCACTCAAGCATATTGACTTGAGCATCGACACAGGCATGTTTGGACTACTTGGCCCGAATGGCGCTGGTAAAACTACATTGATGCGCATTCTAGCAACACTCGTGCGTCCAACCAAGGGTGCTGCGTGGATTGGCGGTTATCGGACTGATGATCCGAAAGAGAAGTGGGTCGTCAAGGCTATGCTTGGGTATCTTCCACAGGAACTCGCGTTTTACGGCGATTTGTCGGCCTACGAATTTCTCGAATACGTTACAGCACTGAAGCGCATTCACTGGCACGTTCGCAAGCGACAGATACAGGAGGCACTGGAAGTCGTTGGTCTGGCAGGTGTTGCGAAACGGCGGATCAAAACGTATTCTGGCGGCATGAAGCGGCGATTAGGGATTGCACAGGCGTTGATCGGTGATCCAAGCGTCTTGATTATCGACGAGCCGACCGTTGGATTGGATCCACAGGAGCGTGTACGTTTTCGAAATTTGCTCGTAGCACTAGGACACAACAGCACAATTATTCTATCCACCCACATTATCGACGACATCGCGCAAACCTGTCCAAAATTGGCGATCCTTCACCAAGGCTCCGTGATATTCAGCGGCAACACGGGGGATCTAATCGATCTGGCGCGTGGAAAGGTTTGGGAAGTTGAGGCAACAGATTACCGACCTGGATCTGGAACGATAGTGGTAGGGAGCATGCAAGACAAGGAGGAAGCCACGTATCGCCTCCTGGCGCCGGCCGTCCCCCATTCGTCAGCTCGCCCGCTTCAACCGACACTTGAAGACGCATACTTGTGGAGTATTCATCAGTTAGGTGTGAGCGACACGGCTACAACCGCGGCTGAAACGGCTAGCGACACAGGCGCAAGCGGGATACTATGA
- a CDS encoding DUF1697 domain-containing protein, which translates to MNDTLHLALLRGINVGGNNIIRMADLKAAFEALGFGAVQTYIQSGNVLFRSAGDIATLEASIEEWLSQRFGYTSRVVVITHACLAQIVAQAPPDFGSDPSQYHYDVVFLKHLLTVAQGLRAVETRPGVDAAYSGAHALYFRRLIARATQSRFPKLASKPEYQYMTIRNWNTTTRLLALMDAQPV; encoded by the coding sequence ATGAACGACACACTCCATCTCGCCCTGCTGCGCGGCATCAATGTTGGCGGTAATAATATTATCCGCATGGCCGATCTGAAGGCTGCCTTTGAAGCACTGGGATTTGGCGCAGTCCAAACCTACATCCAGAGCGGCAACGTCCTCTTTCGCAGCGCCGGCGACATCGCCACTCTGGAAGCCAGCATCGAAGAGTGGCTGAGCCAGCGCTTCGGGTACACCTCGCGCGTGGTGGTCATCACCCATGCGTGTCTGGCGCAGATCGTGGCGCAGGCGCCACCCGATTTCGGCAGCGATCCGTCGCAGTACCACTACGATGTCGTCTTTCTCAAGCACCTGTTGACAGTCGCCCAAGGGCTGCGCGCGGTCGAAACGCGCCCCGGCGTTGATGCGGCATACAGCGGCGCGCATGCGCTCTATTTCCGACGCTTGATCGCCAGAGCCACCCAGAGCCGCTTCCCGAAGCTGGCCTCGAAGCCGGAATACCAGTACATGACGATCCGCAACTGGAATACGACCACTAGGCTGCTCGCGTTGATGGATGCGCAACCGGTGTGA
- a CDS encoding transposase, with the protein MFGDVVDGQMCLNDAGRIAEQCWRAIPAHFPHVALDVFVIMPNHVHGVLWIVDDAMDADVMDADVMGTDATDADVMDADVMGTDVMGTDVMDTDVMDTDVMGTDVMDTGPMGTDVMGTDVMGTDVMDTDPMGTDVMGTDVMDTGPMDADVMDTDVMGTDAMGTDVMGTDVMDTDPMDTDVMDTGPMGTDVMDTDVMDTGPMGTDVMDTDVMDADVMVGAKNFSPLPSSSRPSSPSSRPSSRPSSPSSRPSSRPSSRPSSRPSSRPSSFRPSFASPSDTQMPRGTSKTIGSVVRGFKIGVTKWFRQKTTIYTVWQRNYYEHIIRNHRSLETIRRYIVKNPLRWTHDRYHFDYNSGDPIT; encoded by the coding sequence GTGTTCGGCGACGTGGTGGACGGACAGATGTGTTTGAATGACGCCGGGCGGATCGCCGAACAGTGTTGGCGCGCCATCCCGGCGCATTTTCCGCATGTCGCATTGGATGTATTTGTGATCATGCCCAATCATGTGCATGGTGTGTTGTGGATTGTGGACGATGCGATGGATGCGGACGTGATGGATGCGGACGTGATGGGTACCGACGCGACGGATGCGGACGTGATGGATGCGGACGTGATGGGTACGGACGTAATGGGTACGGACGTGATGGATACGGACGTGATGGATACGGACGTGATGGGTACGGACGTGATGGATACGGGTCCGATGGGTACGGACGTGATGGGTACGGACGTGATGGGTACGGACGTGATGGATACGGATCCGATGGGTACGGACGTGATGGGTACGGACGTGATGGATACGGGTCCGATGGATGCGGACGTGATGGATACGGACGTGATGGGTACCGACGCGATGGGTACGGACGTGATGGGTACGGACGTGATGGATACGGATCCGATGGATACGGACGTGATGGATACGGGTCCGATGGGTACGGACGTGATGGATACGGACGTGATGGATACGGGTCCGATGGGTACGGACGTGATGGATACGGACGTGATGGATGCGGACGTGATGGTAGGGGCGAAAAATTTTTCGCCCCTACCATCATCATCCCGACCATCATCCCCATCATCCCGACCATCATCCCGACCATCATCCCCATCATCCCGACCATCATCCCGACCATCATCCCGACCATCATCCCGACCGTCATCCCGACCGTCATCATTCCGCCCATCGTTCGCGTCACCATCTGATACCCAGATGCCACGCGGCACCTCGAAAACCATCGGTTCGGTCGTGCGTGGGTTCAAAATCGGTGTAACAAAATGGTTCCGGCAAAAAACCACCATATATACGGTCTGGCAACGCAATTATTATGAACACATTATTCGCAATCATCGTTCCCTGGAAACCATTCGCCGCTATATTGTCAAAAATCCATTGCGCTGGACCCATGACCGTTACCATTTCGACTACAATAGCGGCGATCCGATAACATAG
- a CDS encoding TlpA disulfide reductase family protein — protein sequence MKECRNMEQPTIVNPKPHRLFGHLITRLRSSNVIIALLAGLLTIQVVQNQLIIRRATIHTSEETFIGEQLTLPTLLTIDGKSYSFPRDMHTRTLLIYFDTACQFCHRDVSLWKLLHHNAPLHGVIVVGVTRERDTEVVSRFVQAYQLPFPILMDPDRKLVGQLGTVGTPTKVLLAPDARVDFIWRGLTTQQSSDMALGALRMMFGIEPQQLPAASDIRS from the coding sequence ATGAAAGAATGTAGGAATATGGAACAGCCAACCATCGTTAATCCGAAGCCGCATCGACTGTTCGGTCACCTGATCACGCGCCTTCGATCCTCAAACGTTATTATCGCTCTACTAGCTGGCCTACTGACAATCCAGGTGGTCCAGAATCAATTAATAATTCGAAGGGCAACCATACATACCTCTGAGGAAACGTTCATTGGCGAACAGCTTACACTCCCAACGTTACTGACCATCGATGGGAAGTCCTACTCATTCCCACGCGACATGCATACACGGACACTACTCATTTACTTTGACACAGCGTGTCAATTTTGTCACCGCGATGTATCACTCTGGAAGCTGCTCCATCACAATGCGCCACTACACGGCGTAATAGTCGTAGGCGTCACTCGCGAAAGAGATACAGAAGTAGTATCACGCTTTGTGCAAGCATATCAACTACCATTTCCAATCCTGATGGATCCTGATCGCAAATTAGTAGGGCAATTGGGCACAGTCGGTACACCGACAAAAGTGCTTTTGGCTCCTGATGCACGGGTCGATTTTATATGGCGGGGCTTGACAACACAGCAGTCGAGCGACATGGCGCTAGGCGCGCTGCGCATGATGTTTGGGATCGAACCGCAGCAATTGCCCGCAGCGTCAGATATCAGGTCATGA